A single region of the Vicia villosa cultivar HV-30 ecotype Madison, WI linkage group LG4, Vvil1.0, whole genome shotgun sequence genome encodes:
- the LOC131597527 gene encoding uncharacterized protein LOC131597527, which produces MSQSTPSKQSSPSSEKASESRAPNVVTDQDVVLNVAPLNTVPPSDSTRSQPRKMHARKSTGGSVPETFSVQGREGSSYVHNAIANIVTRILNEGHKVEGISVPLAQMPASDDDQGEQDDASKDQDKNDETSADKNDETPVAKDVETSVNNDETLVAKDVEDDEDADAQTGSSSDVEMSEEDDEDTAGSED; this is translated from the exons ATGTCTCAAAGTACTCCTTCAAAGCAATCGTCTCCCTCCTCTGAAAAAGCATCGGAGTCTAGGGCACCAAATGTGGTGACTGATCAAGATGTTGTGTTGAATGTCGCACCATTGAACACTGTTCCTCCTTCCGATTCTACTCGCAgtcaaccaagaaagatgcatgcaagaaaatcaaccggAGGATCTGTTCCAGAAACTTTTTCTGTCCAGGGTAGAGAGGGATCTTCCTATGTTCATAATGCAATTGCAAATATTGTCaccagaatcttgaatgaagggcacaaGGTTGAAGGAATatctgttcctctagcccaaatgcCTGCTTCCGATGATGATCAAGGTGAGCAAGATGATGCCAGCAAAGATCAGGATAAAAATGATGAGACATCTGCTGATAAAAATGATGAGACTCCTGTTgctaaagatgttgagacatctgttaaTAATGACGAGACCCTTGTtgccaaagat GTTGAGGATGATGAGGATGCTGATGCCCAGACTGGTAGCTCCAGTGATGTGGAGATGAGtgaggaggatgatgaagatactgCTGGCTCTGAGGATTAA